A single region of the Sorghum bicolor cultivar BTx623 chromosome 7, Sorghum_bicolor_NCBIv3, whole genome shotgun sequence genome encodes:
- the LOC110437002 gene encoding glycerol-3-phosphate phosphatase, translating into MVNFFFTNLTRHLTLALPRVASTPPSASCSFLQVRAAAGEERMASAAAAPVFERVAGIRAIAESGRFKAWFLDQFGVLHDGKKPYPGAILALEKLAGNGAKMVIISNSSRRSSVTMEKLKSLGFDTSCFLATITSGELTHQHLQKRNDPWFAALGRKCIHITWGDRGAISLEGLGLQVVNNVDDAEFILAHGTEALGSPSGDPLPKSLEELEQVLMLGLEKQLPMVVANPDYVTVEARDLRVMPGTLAAKYESLGGEVKWMGKPDKMIYTSAMSLPGVDAHECIMVGDSLHHDIKGANVSGIASAFITGGIHADELGLGEFGETAGKDAINSLCSKHGSYPSYVLPSFTW; encoded by the exons ATGGTCAACTTTTTTTTTACCAACTTGACTAGACACCTCACCTTGGCTTTGCCTCGCGTCGCCTCCACTCCACCCTCCGCCTCCTGCTCCTTCCTCCAGGTccgggcggcggcgggggaggaGAGAATGgcctccgcggcggcggcgccggtgtTTGAGAGGGTGGCCGGGATCCGAGCCATCGCCGAGTCCGGGCGCTTTAAG GCATGGTTCCTGGACCAGTTTGGCGTTCTTCACGACGGGAAGAAGCCGTACCCGGGCGCCATTCTGGCAT TGGAGAAGCTTGCGGGGAATGGGGCAAAGATGGTGATAATCAGCAATTCCTCTAGGCGGTCGTCTGTGACAATGGAGAAGCTCAAGAGCCTGGGGTTCGACACGTCCTGTTTCCTCGCGACCATCACCAGTGGGGAGCTCACACATCAACACCTTCAGAA GAGAAACGACCCATGGTTTGCAGCCCTTGGAAGGAAGTGTATCCATATCACTTGGGGTGACAGAGGAGCAATCTCTCTGGAG GGACTTGGTTTGCAAGTTGTGAACAATGTTGATGATGCAGAGTTTATATTAGCCCACGGTACTGAAGCCCTTGGATCACCTTCTGGTGATCCTCTTCCCAAAAGTCTTGAGGAGCTTGAGCAGGTTCTAATGCTTGGCCTAGAAAAGCAACTTCCAATGGTGGTGGCTAATCCAGATTATGTCACTGTCGAAGCTCGAGATCTCCGTGTCATGCCTG GCACTCTGGCAGCTAAATATGAGAGCCTTGGTGGTGAAGTGAAATGGATGGGGAAGCCTGATAAG ATGATCTATACATCAGCGATGTCCCTACCAGGTGTTGATGCTCATGAATGTATCATGGTGGGTGATTCACTGCACCACGACATCAAAGGAGCAAATGTGTCAGGAATCGCGTCTGCGTTCATTACTGGAGGGATTCATGCAGATGAACTTGGACTTGGTGAGTTTGGAGAAACTGCTGGGAAGGATGCCATCAATTCACTGTGCAGCAAGCATGGATCATATCCTTCTTATGTTTTGCCTTCATTCACATGGTAG
- the LOC8060564 gene encoding aspartic proteinase-like protein 2, with amino-acid sequence MAPSPPPPRRAALLLAALLLLVAGSAPGATATGVFQVRRKFPVGVGGGAAGANISALRAHDGTRHGRLLATADLPLGGLGLPTDTGLYYTEVRLGTPPKRFYVQVDTGSDILWVNCITCDQCPHKSGLGLDLTLYDPKASSTGSTVMCDQGFCADTFGGRLPKCSANVPCEYSVTYGDGSSTVGSFVNDALQFDQVTGDGQTQPANASVIFGCGAQQGGDLGSSSQALDGILGFGEANTSMLSQLATAGKVKKIFAHCLDTIKGGGIFAIGDVVQPKVKTTPLVADKPHYNVNLKTIDVGGTTLELPADIFKPGEKRGTIIDSGTTLTYLPELVFKKVMLAVFNKHQDITFHDVQDFLCFEYSGSVDDGFPTLTFHFEDDLALHVYPHEYFFPNGNDVYCVGFQNGALQSKDGKDIVLMGDLVLSNKLVVYDLENRVIGWTDYNCSSSIKIKDDKTGKTSTVNSHDLSSGSKFHWHMPLVLLLVTIVCSYLIG; translated from the exons ATGGCTCcgtctccgcctccgcctcggcGTGCTGCGCTCCTCCTCgccgcgctgctgctgctggtggctgGGTCCGCTCCCGGCGCCACGGCAACCGGCGTCTTCCAGGTGCGCCGCAAGTTCCCCGTGGGAGTAGGAGGCGGTGCTGCTGGCGCCAACATCAGCGCCCTTCGCGCCCACGACGGCACCCGCCACGGCCGCCTCCTCGCGACCGCTGACCTCCCTCTTGGCGGCCTCGGCCTCCCCACCGACACTGG CCTCTACTACACGGAGGTCAGGCTCGGGACGCCGCCCAAACGCTTCTACGTCCAGGTCGACACCGGCAGCGACATCCTCTGGGTCAACTGCATCACCTGCGATCAATGCCCCCACAAGAGCGGGCTCGGG TTAGACTTGACGCTCTACGACCCCAAGGCGTCCTCGACCGGGAGCACGGTGATGTGCGATCAGGGATTCTGTGCGGACACCTTTGGGGGAAGGCTGCCAAAGTGCAGCGCCAATGTGCCCTGTGAATATAGCGTCACGTACGGTGATGGTAGCTCGACAGTAGGTTCCTTCGTGAATGATGCGCTGCAGTTTGATCAGGTGACTGGGGATGGGCAGACACAGCCTGCCAATGCCAGCGTCATTTTTGG GTGTGGTGCTCAACAAGGTGGGGATTTGGGAAGTTCAAGTCAAGCCCTTGATGGAATTCTTGGTTTTGGTGAGGCAAATACATCAATGCTATCACAACTAGCTACTGCTGGTAAAGTGAAGAAGATATTTGCTCATTGCTTGGATACCATAAAAGGAGGTGGAATTTTTGCTATTGGAGATGTGGTGCAGCCAAAAGTAAAAACAACACCATTAGTAGCCGACAA GCCACACTACAATGTGAACCTTAAGACAATTGATGTTGGTGGCACTACACTAGAACTCCCGGCAGATATTTTTAAACCAGGAGAAAAAAGGGGTACCATAATCGACAGTGGTACCACCTTGACATACCTTCCAGAATTGGTTTTCAAAAAAGTAATGCTCGCG GTATTTAACAAGCATCAGGATATAACCTTCCATGATGTTCAAGATTTTTTGTGTTTCGAATATTCTGGAAG TGTAGATGATGGATTCCCAACACTCACCTTCCATTTTGAGGATGATCTTGCGCTGCATGTGTATCCCCATGAGTACTTTTTCCCAAATGGG AATGACGTATACTGTGTGGGATTCCAAAATGGTGCATTGCAGTCAAAGGATGGAAAGGACATTGTGCTTATGGGAG ATCTTGTCCTTTCAAACAAGTTGGTTGTCTATGACTTGGAAAATCGAGTCATTGGGTGGACTGACTACAACT GTTCGTCGAGCATTAAAATTAAGGACGACAAAACGGGCAAAACATCTACTGTCAATTCACATGACTTGTCCTCAGGATCGAAATTCCACTGGCACATGCCCCTGGTTCTGTTGTTGGTAACAATAGTGTGCAGTTATTTAATAGGCTAA
- the LOC8060904 gene encoding 60S ribosomal protein L7-2 — protein sequence MGANGDEASRIIVPMAVEGTPEQLAFVQESKLQKRKENVDWAVRNRERKAAKRQRIRDEHKVVVKRPEDFVTAFRNKERDFLRMRTRLKVRKQPPVEALSSKLVFAIRIPGSVDLHPNIRKVLRKLRLTRVLTGVFLKATALTLKRLLIVEPFVTYGFPNLKNVKELIYKKGRGFLDKEPFPLTSNDLIEKALGDHGIICLEDVVHEIATVGPHFRDASRFLMPFMLKCPERRLQMKRKPYKDGGDSGNRGDKINELIEKLN from the exons ATGGGTGCCAATGGGGATGAAGCGTCGCGGATAATCGTACCGATGGCGGTGGAGGGGACCCCGGAGCAGCTGGCGTTCGTCCAGGAGTCGAAGCTGCAGAAGCGCAAGGAGAACGTGGACTGGGCCGTCAGGAACCGGGAGCGCAAGGCGGCCAAGCGCCAGCGCATCCGCGACGAGCACAAGGTCGTCGTCAAGCGGCCCGAGGATTTCGTCACCGCGTTCCGCAACAAGGAGCGCGACTTCCTGCGGATGAGGACCCGCCTCAAGGTCCGCAAGCAGCCGCCCGTCGAGGCGCTCAGCTCCAAGCTCGTCTTTGCGATTCGCATCCCTGG CTCCGTGGACTTGCATCCGAACATCAGGAAGGTTTTGAGGAAGCTACGACTGACGAGGGTCCTCACTGGGGTGTTCCTCAAGGCCACCGCGTTGACGCTGAAGAGGCTTCTCATTGTTGAACCCTTTGTCACCTACGG GTTTCCAAACTTGAAGAATGTGAAAGAGCTTATTTACAAGAAGGGTCGTGGGTTCTTGGACAAGGAGCCTTTCCCTCTTACCAGCAACGATCTAATTGAGAAG GCTCTTGGAGATCACGGCATCATATGCTTGGAAGATGTTGTGCATGAGATCGCCACTGTTGGGCCACACTTTCGAGATGCATCGAGGTTCCTCATGCCCTTTATGCTCAAGTGTCCAGAGAGGAGGCTTCAGATGAAGAGGAAACCCTACAAGGATGGTGGTGACTCTGGCAACCGTGGCGACAAAATCAACGAACTAATTGAGAAGTTGAACTAA
- the LOC8060565 gene encoding methionine aminopeptidase 2B — MAAVDTATKEMEALHVGQNEETKADLINEGKTANSNGVVPAAQSSQPEDDDEAQADDPSQDGAQEAAKKKKKKNKSKKKKGPLQQTDPPSIPVDELFPSGEFPEGEIQQYKDDNLWRTTSEEKRELERLQKPIYNSVRRAAEVHRQVRKYMRSIIKPGMLMIDLCETLENMVRKLIKENGLQAGIAFPTGCSLNWVAAHWTPNAGDKTVLQYDDVMKLDFGTHIDGYIVDCAFTVAFNPMYDPLLQATRDATNTGIKEAGIDARLGDVGAAIQEVMESYEVEINGKVFQVKSIRNLNGHSIGPYQIHGGKSVPIVKGGEQTKMEEGEFYAIETFGSTGRGFVQEDLECSHYMKNFDVGHVPLRVAKAKQLLGTINNNFGTLAFCRRYLDRLGETKYLLALKNLCDSGIIQPYPPLCDVKGSYVSQFEHTILLRPTCKEVISRGDDY; from the exons atggCCGCGGTTGATACAGCTACCAAGGAGATGGAGGCACTGCATGTGGGACAAAATGAAGAAACCAAA GCAGATCTGATTAATGAAGGCAAAACTGCAAACAGCAATGGTGTGGTTCCTGCAGCTCAGTCTTCACAACCAGAGGATGATGATGAAGCACAAGCTGATGATCCATCTCAAGATGGAGCACAAG AAGCtgcaaagaagaagaagaagaaaaacaaatCCAA AAAGAAGAAGGGTCCTCTTCAGCAGACAGATCCTCCATCAATACCTGTGGACGAGCTTTTTCCTTCAGGAGAATTTCCTGAGGGTGAAATTCAGCAATATAAGGATGA TAATTTATGGAGAACAACCAGCGAGGAAAAGAGGGAGCTCGAACGACTGCAAAAGCCAATCTACAACTCTGTTCGCCGAGCAGCAGAAGTTCATAGACAG GTGCGGAAATACATGAGGAGCATTATTAAGCCTGGAATGTTAATGATTGATCTATGTGAAACACTGGAAAACATGGTCAGGAAACTTATCAAGGAGAATGGACTGCAAGCTGGCATTGCCTTTCCAACTGGATGCTCCTTGAATTG GGTCGCAGCTCACTGGACTCCAAATGCTGGTGACAAGACTGTGCTACAGTATGATGATGTGATGAAGCTGGATTTTGGAACACATATAGATG GGTACATTGTTGATTGTGCATTTACTGTTGCATTCAATCCTATGTATGATCCATTGCTTCAAGCAACAAGAGATGCCACAAATACAGGGATCAAG GAAGCTGGAATAGATGCACGGCTTGGTGATGTTGGTGCTGCAATCCAAGAAGTAATGGAATCATATGAGGTTGAAATCAATGGGAAAGTTTTCCAAG TAAAAAGTATTCGAAACCTCAATGGACATAGCATTGGGCCGTATCAGATacatggtggaaaatcagttcCGATTGTGAAAGGTGGAGAACAAACAAAAATGGAAGAGGGGGAGTTTTATGCTATTGAGACTTTTGGATCTACTG GAAGGGGATTTGTCCAGGAGGACTTGGAATGCAGCCATTACATGAAGAACTTCGACGTTGGGCATGTGCCTTTGAGGGTAGCAAAGGCTAAGCAACTACTTGGGACCATCAACAACAACTTTGGAACACTCGCATTTTGCCGCCGGTACTTGGACCGCCTTGGCGAGACAAAATACCTCCTGGCTCTGAAAAATCTTTGTGATAGTGGTATCATTCAG CCGTATCCTCCATTGTGCGACGTGAAAGGGAGCTATGTCTCGCAGTTTGAGCACACCATCTTACTCCGGCCGACCTGTAAAGAGGTCATATCGAGAGGCGACGACTACTGA
- the LOC8060905 gene encoding 60S ribosomal protein L38, whose amino-acid sequence MPKQIHEIKDFLLTARRKDARSVKIKRSKDVVKFKVRCSKYLYTLCVFDAEKANKLKQSLPPGLSVQEV is encoded by the exons ATG CCGAAGCAAATCCACGAGATCAAGGACTTCCTTCTCACCGCGAGGAGGAAGGATGCCCGTTCAGTGAAGATCAAGAGGAGCAAGGATGTTGTCAAGTTCAAGGTTCGCTGCTCCAAGTACTTGTACACCCTCTGCGTCTTTGATGCTGAGAAGGCAAACAAGTTGAAGCAATCACTTCCCCCAG GTTTGAGCGTCCAGGAGGTTTGA